A portion of the Lolium rigidum isolate FL_2022 chromosome 1, APGP_CSIRO_Lrig_0.1, whole genome shotgun sequence genome contains these proteins:
- the LOC124668232 gene encoding NAC domain-containing protein 43-like produces the protein MSISVNGQSVVPPGFRFHPTEEELLTYYLAKKVASLPIDLDVIPDIDLNKLEPWDIQERCRIGTGPQNDWYLFSHKDKKYPTGTRTNRATAAGFWKATGRDKAIYSAAGSGRIGMRKTLVFYKGRAPHGHKSDWIMHEYRLDDVSAAGHPGGSGDVPYYSGASSPMRGVAGDQSSAQEDGWVICRVFKKKHLVASHQTGQASAAAVAKMGGGPAMERSPSNCSSTVTTGSEHAKATQMQQQHHQLLHYSASDDALDHILSHYMGRPSSTACKQETKPPTSSALDHLINNTAAGSTLYERYMKLPPLEHVVPGAGLLPPPATEYGGSGGDWDTLDRLAAYEQLNVISDGSIKTNGASMPSFFVDEHAATAFSSSVSGAGDGDLWSLARSVSSLHADLTMNNV, from the exons ATGAGCATCTCGGTGAACGGGCAGTCGGTGGTTCCGCCGGGCTTCCGGTTTCACCCGACGGAGGAGGAGCTGCTGACCTACTACCTGGCCAAGAAGGTGGCCTCCCTGCCGATCGACCTGGACGTGATCCCCGACATCGACCTCAACAAGCTCGAGCCATGGGACATCCAAG AGCGGTGCAGGATCGGGACGGGGCCGCAGAACGACTGGTACCTGTTCAGCCACAAGGACAAGAAGTACCCGACGGGGACGCGTACCAACCGCGCCACGGCCGCCGGGTTCTGGAAGGCCACCGGACGGGACAAGGCCATCTACTCCGCCGCCGGCTCAGGCCGCATCGGCATGCGCAAGACGCTCGTCTTCTACAAGGGCCGCGCGCCGCACGGCCACAAGTCCGACTGGATCATGCACGAGTACCGCCTCGACGACGTCTCCGCCGCCGGGCACCCCGGCGGCTCCGGCGACGTCCCCTATTACTCCGGCGCCTCATCCCCG ATGCGCGGCGTTGCCGGGGACCAGTCGTCGGCGCAGGAGGACGGGTGGGTGATCTgcagggtgttcaagaagaagcaccTCGTCGCCAGCCACCAGACTGGCCAGGCCAGCGCCGCTGCCGTCGCCAAGATGGGCGGCGGGCCGGCCATGGAGCGCAGTCCAAGCAACTGCTCGTCGACGGTCACCACCGGCAGCGAACACGCCAAGGCGACCCagatgcagcagcagcaccaccagctGCTGCACTACTCCGCCAGCGACGACGCCCTCGACCACATCCTCAGCCACTACATGGGCCGCCCATCGTCCACAGCGTGCAAGCAGGAAACGAAGCCGCCCACCAGCTCGGCGCTTGATCACTTGATCAACAACACCGCAGCAGGCAGCACTCTCTACGAGAGGTACATGAAGCTCCCGCCTCTCGAGCACGTCGTGCCCGGCGCCGGgctcctgccgccgccggcgaccgagtacggaggcagcggcggcgactGGGACACGCTCGACCGGCTCGCGGCCTACGAGCAACTCAACGTTATCTCCGACGGGTCGATAAAGACCAACGGCGCCAGCATGCCGTCCTTCTTCGTCGACGAGCACGCCGCCACCGCCTTCTCCTCGTCCgtctccggcgccggcgacggGGACCTGTGGAGCCTGGCGCGGTCGGTGTCGTCGCTGCACGCGGACTTGACCATGAATAACGTCTAG